In Streptomyces alboniger, the following are encoded in one genomic region:
- a CDS encoding rhomboid-like protein — MDQSVEPSDTATAPASGDREPPTLSALPRQPDRRTPPEARAAAAAPVGREAAVPGSPEAAAASVRRPRLRPWRLLPDPKGTPFTFGYALVLAATSLLSQYADPEVVDALLRGSSTDVAHLAHSPVLVLVASALWIAGGITSPYAVGFLLVLTALERRIGGLRTAGVFLLGHVVATLATEVPVGLSVLAGHLPDSSLHRLDYGISFGVAASVGALAGLLTPCLRWAVLAGFGWMLVDELIAFTDPMTNWGHLLALVIGVSSWPLIRRGRRSLAGRP; from the coding sequence GTGGACCAGAGCGTCGAGCCCTCGGACACCGCCACCGCCCCCGCGTCCGGGGACCGTGAGCCGCCCACCCTGAGCGCGCTTCCGCGCCAGCCGGACCGCCGTACACCGCCGGAAGCCCGCGCGGCGGCAGCCGCTCCCGTGGGCCGCGAAGCCGCCGTTCCCGGGAGCCCCGAGGCCGCCGCCGCTTCCGTGCGGCGCCCCCGGCTCCGTCCCTGGCGCCTGCTGCCCGACCCCAAGGGCACGCCCTTCACCTTCGGCTACGCGCTCGTCCTCGCCGCCACCTCGCTCCTCAGCCAGTACGCCGATCCGGAGGTCGTCGACGCGCTGCTCCGGGGGTCCAGCACCGACGTCGCCCACCTCGCGCACAGCCCCGTCCTCGTCCTCGTCGCCAGCGCCCTGTGGATCGCGGGCGGCATCACATCGCCGTACGCCGTCGGCTTCCTGCTGGTCCTCACCGCGCTGGAGCGCCGCATCGGGGGTCTGCGCACGGCCGGGGTGTTCCTGCTCGGTCACGTCGTCGCGACCCTCGCCACGGAGGTCCCGGTCGGGCTCTCCGTCCTCGCGGGCCATCTGCCCGACAGCTCGCTGCACCGTCTCGACTACGGCATCAGCTTCGGTGTCGCCGCCAGCGTCGGCGCGCTCGCGGGACTGCTCACACCGTGTCTGCGGTGGGCCGTGCTGGCGGGCTTCGGCTGGATGCTGGTCGACGAACTGATCGCGTTCACCGACCCGATGACGAACTGGGGCCACCTCCTGGCGCTCGTGATCGGCGTCTCCAGCTGGCCGCTGATCCGCCGCGGACGCCGGTCCCTGGCGGGCCGCCCCTGA
- a CDS encoding Clp protease N-terminal domain-containing protein has protein sequence MFERFTKDARAVVLGAVEHAERGGADSVDDGHLLLALLDREASRGSFALAALGAAGRRDAIEEALSGARRRGGLSQADTDALAGLGIDVAAIVSRVEEAHGEGALADGGKSGPRKAGRGRLGRVPFSREGKDVLEKSLRAATARRDRRIGDEHILLALTVRPGFVAEVLADHGVTHASVDRVLGADPAAAAG, from the coding sequence GGTTCACCAAGGATGCCCGGGCCGTGGTGCTCGGCGCGGTCGAGCACGCGGAGCGAGGGGGCGCGGACTCGGTCGACGACGGGCACCTGCTGCTCGCGCTGCTCGACCGGGAGGCGAGCCGGGGGTCGTTCGCTCTCGCGGCGCTCGGGGCCGCGGGCCGCCGTGACGCGATCGAGGAGGCGCTGAGCGGGGCGCGACGGCGCGGCGGCCTCTCGCAGGCCGACACGGACGCGCTGGCCGGGCTCGGCATCGACGTCGCCGCGATCGTCTCCCGGGTCGAGGAGGCCCATGGCGAGGGCGCGCTGGCGGACGGCGGGAAGTCCGGGCCCCGCAAGGCGGGGCGGGGCCGGCTCGGCCGGGTGCCCTTCTCCCGCGAGGGCAAGGACGTCCTGGAGAAGTCCCTGCGCGCCGCCACCGCCCGCCGCGACCGCCGCATCGGCGACGAGCACATCCTGCTCGCCCTGACGGTCCGCCCCGGCTTCGTCGCCGAGGTCCTCGCGGATCACGGGGTGACGCACGCGTCGGTGGACCGGGTCCTCGGCGCGGACCCCGCGGCGGCCGCGGGCTGA
- a CDS encoding DUF6104 family protein, protein MYFTDRGIEELEKRRGEEEVTFEWLAEQLRAFVDLNPDFEVPVERLATWLARLDDEDDEE, encoded by the coding sequence TTGTACTTCACCGACCGTGGCATCGAGGAGCTGGAGAAGCGGCGCGGCGAGGAGGAGGTCACCTTCGAGTGGCTCGCCGAGCAGCTCCGCGCCTTCGTGGACCTCAACCCCGACTTCGAGGTGCCGGTCGAGCGCCTGGCGACGTGGCTGGCCAGGCTGGACGACGAGGACGACGAGGAGTAG
- a CDS encoding DUF4097 family beta strand repeat-containing protein, which translates to MSEWSVAEPRKLAFDAPVATLRVRVANGTVNVVGTEEGPARLEVTEIEGPPLTVTHEDGTLSVAYDDLPWKNFLTWFDPGNWHRSAVVSLAVPAGTRVEVGVVGAAAMVSGIEGYVEVKGVTGDTTLVGLSGPVRAETVSGSVEAQGVTGDLGFSSAAGDLTVVEAAGSSVRADSVSGSMVVDLDPAGGPTDIALSSVSGEIAIRLPHPADAEVEVDTTTGSVSNAFEDLRVSGQWGAKRLTGRLGSGAGRLRATTVCGSIALLRRPPAEEDPYDDVPLDVAQADTTAPSGDDRTDAPPNGPTDDGPTDKKVL; encoded by the coding sequence ATGTCAGAGTGGTCCGTCGCCGAGCCCCGGAAGCTCGCGTTCGACGCCCCGGTGGCGACCCTCCGGGTCCGCGTAGCCAACGGAACGGTGAACGTGGTGGGCACGGAAGAAGGTCCCGCCCGCCTGGAGGTCACCGAGATCGAAGGCCCTCCCCTGACCGTCACCCACGAGGACGGCACCCTCTCCGTCGCCTACGACGACCTGCCCTGGAAGAACTTCCTCACGTGGTTCGACCCCGGGAACTGGCACCGCAGCGCGGTCGTCTCACTGGCCGTACCGGCGGGCACGCGCGTGGAGGTCGGCGTGGTCGGCGCCGCCGCCATGGTCTCCGGGATCGAGGGGTACGTGGAGGTGAAGGGAGTCACCGGCGACACCACCCTGGTCGGCCTCTCGGGCCCGGTCCGCGCCGAGACGGTCTCCGGGAGCGTGGAGGCCCAGGGCGTCACCGGCGACCTGGGGTTCAGCTCCGCGGCAGGCGATCTGACCGTGGTCGAGGCCGCGGGCTCCTCCGTCCGGGCGGATTCGGTGAGCGGCTCGATGGTCGTGGATCTCGACCCGGCGGGCGGCCCGACGGACATCGCTCTGTCGAGCGTCTCGGGCGAGATCGCGATCCGGCTTCCGCATCCGGCGGACGCGGAGGTCGAGGTGGACACCACGACCGGATCCGTGTCGAACGCCTTCGAGGACCTGAGGGTCAGCGGCCAGTGGGGCGCCAAGCGGCTCACGGGCCGGCTCGGCTCGGGCGCGGGACGGCTCAGGGCGACGACGGTCTGCGGATCGATCGCGCTGCTGCGCAGGCCACCGGCGGAGGAGGATCCGTACGACGATGTCCCCCTGGACGTCGCCCAGGCGGACACCACCGCGCCGAGCGGCGACGACCGGACCGACGCCCCGCCCAACGGCCCGACCGACGATGGCCCGACCGACAAGAAGGTGCTCTGA
- a CDS encoding PadR family transcriptional regulator, whose translation MPPVFAHGRLRLYLLKLLDEAPRHGYEVIRLLEERFQGLYAPSAGTVYPRLAKLEAEGLVTHTTEGGRKVYAITEAGRAELAGRGGELADLELEIRESVAELAAEIRDGVQGAAGDLRREMRAAADEARASGGADTGGTSADPSDSFDGAWGDKDGWRKAKEEFNRAKQEWKEQARRAKDESRRAREEAQRARRQAKDAQEKARIQAQEEAQRIARLVQEQVQDHFTQGDWPAGVQESLTELAKGFGAYGMDFGLDLGKHFPEAPQEDPASARGTEPGPAPEAGPDSTPDPAPKFSAAPDDLTVEYVPDWAHEEPSGDPARDLDRLLDRFRDDIRDAARDHGVTEAQLREARTHLSTAAARIGATLRPRKT comes from the coding sequence ATGCCCCCCGTGTTCGCCCACGGCCGCCTGCGCCTGTACCTGCTCAAGCTGCTGGACGAGGCCCCGCGCCACGGCTATGAGGTGATCCGCCTCCTCGAAGAGCGCTTCCAGGGCCTGTACGCACCCTCGGCGGGCACGGTCTATCCGCGCCTCGCCAAGCTGGAGGCCGAGGGCCTGGTCACGCACACCACCGAGGGCGGCCGGAAGGTCTATGCCATCACGGAGGCGGGCCGCGCCGAGCTGGCCGGGCGTGGCGGCGAGCTGGCCGACCTGGAGCTGGAGATCCGCGAGTCCGTCGCCGAGCTTGCGGCCGAGATCCGCGACGGCGTCCAGGGAGCGGCGGGCGACCTGCGCCGAGAGATGAGGGCGGCAGCCGATGAGGCGCGCGCCTCGGGAGGCGCGGACACCGGCGGGACCTCCGCCGACCCGTCCGACTCCTTCGACGGTGCGTGGGGCGACAAGGACGGCTGGCGCAAGGCGAAGGAGGAGTTCAACCGCGCCAAGCAGGAGTGGAAGGAGCAGGCGCGCCGCGCGAAGGACGAGAGCCGCCGGGCCCGCGAGGAGGCCCAGCGGGCGCGCCGCCAGGCCAAGGACGCCCAGGAGAAGGCGCGGATCCAGGCCCAGGAAGAGGCCCAGCGCATCGCCCGGCTCGTCCAGGAACAGGTCCAGGACCACTTCACGCAAGGCGACTGGCCGGCGGGCGTACAGGAAAGCCTGACGGAGCTGGCCAAGGGGTTCGGCGCGTACGGCATGGACTTCGGCCTGGACCTCGGCAAGCACTTCCCCGAGGCGCCTCAGGAGGACCCCGCGTCGGCCCGCGGGACGGAGCCGGGCCCCGCCCCCGAGGCAGGCCCCGATTCCACCCCCGACCCCGCCCCCAAGTTCAGCGCCGCCCCCGATGACCTGACCGTGGAGTACGTCCCCGACTGGGCCCACGAGGAGCCGAGCGGCGACCCGGCCCGCGACCTGGACCGCCTGCTCGACCGCTTCCGGGACGACATCCGCGACGCGGCCCGCGACCACGGCGTAACGGAGGCCCAACTCCGCGAGGCCCGCACCCACTTGTCGACAGCGGCGGCCCGCATCGGGGCGACCCTGCGCCCACGAAAGACCTGA
- a CDS encoding response regulator transcription factor — MEQTHTSHSGATAATPGAQRRVLVVEDDPTIVDAIAARLRAEGFVVQTAGDGPSAVDTAQAWQPDLLILDIMLPGFDGLEVCRRVQAQRPVPVLMLTARDDETDMLVGLGVGADDYMSKPFSMRELAARVHVLLRRVERAALAATTPRSGILRLGELEIDHAQRRVRVRSEDVHLTPTEFDLLVCLANTPRAVLSREQLLAEVWDWADASGTRTVDSHIKALRRKIGAERIRTVHGVGYALETPAP, encoded by the coding sequence ATGGAGCAGACACACACCTCCCACAGCGGCGCGACAGCGGCGACACCCGGCGCCCAGCGCCGGGTCCTGGTGGTCGAGGACGACCCGACGATCGTCGACGCCATCGCCGCCCGGCTGCGTGCCGAGGGTTTTGTTGTGCAAACGGCCGGGGACGGCCCCTCGGCGGTCGACACCGCGCAGGCCTGGCAGCCCGACCTGCTGATTCTCGACATCATGCTGCCGGGCTTCGACGGCTTGGAGGTGTGCCGCCGGGTCCAGGCCCAGCGCCCCGTCCCGGTCCTCATGCTCACCGCGCGTGACGACGAGACGGACATGCTGGTCGGCCTCGGCGTCGGCGCGGACGACTACATGAGCAAGCCGTTCTCCATGCGGGAGCTGGCGGCCCGGGTGCACGTCCTGCTGCGCAGGGTCGAACGGGCCGCGCTCGCCGCGACCACCCCCCGCAGCGGCATCCTGCGCCTGGGCGAACTGGAGATCGACCACGCACAGCGGCGTGTGCGTGTGCGCAGCGAGGACGTCCACCTGACGCCCACGGAGTTCGACCTGCTGGTCTGCCTGGCCAACACCCCGCGCGCCGTCCTCTCCCGCGAACAGCTGCTCGCCGAGGTGTGGGACTGGGCCGACGCGTCCGGCACCCGGACCGTCGACAGCCACATCAAGGCGTTGCGCCGGAAGATCGGCGCCGAGCGGATCCGGACCGTGCACGGCGTGGGCTACGCCCTAGAGACCCCGGCGCCATGA
- a CDS encoding spermidine synthase, translated as MHTHTTAPVVLDRREGPYGEVVLRRHGELLQIIANGCFLMDTSDGRSERLLVDAARDALDDRPRPAVLIGGLGVGFSLAHAAADPRWGRIAVVERERAIIDWHREGPLAELSETALADPRTQILHTDLVTYISEAPETYDALCLDIDNGPDWTVTEGNNSLYSPAGLAACKARLTPGGVLAVWSAKPSSAFDDALRNAGFQRVRTEEIPVARGVPDVVHLGVRAA; from the coding sequence ATGCACACCCACACCACCGCCCCCGTCGTCCTCGACCGGCGCGAGGGCCCGTACGGCGAGGTCGTACTGCGGCGCCACGGTGAGTTGCTACAGATCATCGCGAACGGCTGCTTTCTGATGGACACCTCCGACGGCCGCTCCGAGCGGCTGCTCGTCGACGCGGCACGGGACGCCCTCGACGACCGCCCGCGGCCCGCCGTCCTGATCGGCGGGCTCGGCGTCGGTTTCTCCCTCGCGCACGCCGCCGCCGACCCCCGCTGGGGACGGATCGCCGTCGTCGAGCGCGAGCGGGCCATCATCGACTGGCACCGCGAGGGACCGCTCGCCGAGCTGTCGGAGACCGCACTCGCCGACCCACGTACGCAGATTCTTCACACCGACCTCGTCACCTACATATCCGAGGCCCCGGAGACGTACGACGCGCTCTGTCTGGACATCGACAACGGCCCCGACTGGACGGTGACGGAGGGCAACAACTCCCTTTACTCGCCTGCCGGTCTGGCCGCCTGCAAAGCCCGGCTCACCCCCGGCGGAGTGCTCGCCGTGTGGTCCGCCAAGCCCTCGTCCGCTTTCGACGACGCTCTACGGAATGCCGGATTCCAGAGGGTACGAACCGAAGAGATCCCCGTTGCCCGAGGCGTCCCGGACGTGGTGCACCTCGGCGTCCGGGCTGCGTAG
- a CDS encoding sensor histidine kinase: MSGPFGELRPFSIKTKLGALVVVSVFITTGLLLVAMKTETELRFITVFSVIATLLITQFVAHSLTAPLDEMNAVARAVSHGDYTRRVRGADRRDELGDVASTINAMADDLEAQDTQRKELVANVSHELRTPIAALRAVLENVVDGVSAADPETMRTALKQTERLGRLVETLLDLSRLDNGVVPLRARRFEVWPYLSGVLKEANMVASARAGIASGSGSHTRTDVHLHLDVSPPELTAHADAERLHQVVANLIDNAVKHSPPHGRVTVRARRGPYPESLDLEVLDEGPGIPESEWHRVFERFNRGSHAGSPAKNSANDGGTGLGLAIARWAVDLHGGHIGVAESPRGCRIQVTLPGLPEA; this comes from the coding sequence ATGAGCGGACCTTTCGGAGAGCTGCGGCCGTTCTCCATCAAGACCAAGCTCGGCGCCCTGGTGGTCGTCTCCGTGTTCATCACCACGGGACTGCTCCTGGTCGCGATGAAGACCGAGACCGAGCTGCGCTTCATCACCGTCTTCTCGGTGATCGCCACCCTGCTCATCACGCAGTTCGTGGCGCACAGCCTCACCGCGCCGCTCGACGAGATGAACGCGGTGGCCCGTGCCGTCAGCCACGGCGACTACACGCGCCGGGTACGCGGCGCCGACCGGCGCGACGAGCTGGGCGACGTGGCCTCCACCATCAACGCGATGGCGGACGACCTGGAGGCCCAGGACACCCAGCGCAAGGAACTCGTCGCGAACGTCAGCCACGAGCTGCGCACCCCCATCGCCGCCCTGCGTGCCGTCCTGGAGAACGTCGTCGACGGCGTCTCGGCCGCCGACCCCGAGACGATGCGCACCGCCCTGAAGCAGACCGAGCGCCTGGGCCGGCTCGTCGAGACCCTCCTGGACCTGTCCCGCCTCGACAACGGCGTCGTACCGCTCAGGGCCCGCCGCTTCGAGGTGTGGCCCTATCTGTCGGGCGTACTGAAGGAGGCCAACATGGTGGCCTCCGCGCGCGCGGGCATCGCCTCCGGCTCCGGCAGCCACACTCGTACGGACGTCCATCTGCACCTCGACGTCTCGCCCCCGGAGCTGACGGCCCACGCGGACGCCGAGCGCCTGCACCAGGTCGTGGCCAACCTCATCGACAACGCGGTCAAGCACAGCCCGCCGCACGGCCGCGTCACGGTACGGGCCCGGCGCGGCCCCTACCCCGAGTCCCTGGACCTGGAGGTGCTCGACGAGGGCCCCGGCATCCCGGAGTCCGAGTGGCACCGCGTCTTCGAGCGCTTCAACCGGGGCAGCCACGCGGGCAGCCCCGCCAAGAACTCCGCCAACGACGGCGGCACGGGCCTCGGCCTCGCCATCGCGCGCTGGGCGGTCGATCTGCACGGCGGCCACATCGGGGTGGCCGAATCCCCTCGCGGCTGCCGGATCCAGGTCACCCTTCCGGGCCTGCCCGAAGCGTGA
- a CDS encoding multifunctional oxoglutarate decarboxylase/oxoglutarate dehydrogenase thiamine pyrophosphate-binding subunit/dihydrolipoyllysine-residue succinyltransferase subunit, with translation MSSQSPSSSSTSTDQDAQGKDPAAAFGPNEWLVDEIYQQYLQDPNSVDRAWWDFFADYKPGVGASVAATPAQPAGDAAAGAASTTAPAAPAAKPAPAAPAPATPAAQTAKPATAAPAAPAAKPAAAKPAAKAEPAKEAPAGPEYTTLRGPAAAVAKNMNASIEVPTATSVRAVPVKLLFDNRIVINNHLKRARGGKISFTHLIGYAMVQAIKAMPSMNYSFVEKDGKPTLVKPEHINFGLAIDLVKPNGDRQLVVAGIKKAETMNFFEFWQAYEDIVRRARDGKLGMDDFTGVTVSLTNPGGLGTVHSVPRLMPGQSVIMGVGSMDYPAEFQGTSQDTLNKLGISKVMTLTSTYDHRVIQGAASGEFLRIVANLLLGEQDFYDEIFEALRIPYEPVRWLKDIDASHDDDVTKAARVFELIHSYRVRGHVMADTDPLEYKQRKHPDLDITEHGLTLWDLEREFAVGGFAGKSMMKLRDVLGVLRDSYCRTTGVEFMHIQDPKQRKWLQDRIERQHATKPEREEQLRILRRLNAAEAFETFLQTKYVGQKRFSLEGGESVIPLLDAVIDSAAESRLDEVVIGMAHRGRLNVLANIVGKSYAQIFREFEGNLDPKSMHGSGDVKYHLGAEGTFTGLDGEQIKVSLAANPSHLEAVDPVLEGIVRAKQDIINKGGTDFTVLPVALHGDAAFAGQGVVAETLNMSQLRGYRTGGTVHVVINNQVGFTAAPESSRSSMYSTDVARMIEAPIFHVNGDDPEAVVRVARLAFEFRQAFNKDVVIDLICYRRRGHNESDNPAFTQPLMYDLIDKKRSVRKLYTESLIGRGDITLEEAEQALQDYQGQLEKVFTEVREATSQSAPVEVPGPEAEFPVAVNTAISQEVVKRIAESQVNIPDRVTVHPRLLPQLQRRAAMVEDGTIDWGMGETLAIGSLLMEGTPVRLAGQDSRRGTFGQRHAVLIDRETGDDYTPLLYLSEEQARFNAYDSLLSEYAAMGFEYGYSLARPESLVMWEAQFGDFVNGAQTVVDEFISSAEQKWGQTSGVTLLLPHGYEGQGPDHSSARPERFLQLCAQNNMTVAMPTLPSNYFHLLRWQVHNPHHKPLVVFTPKWMLRLKAAASKTEEFTSGSFRPVIGDASVDPKAVRKVVFCAGKLYYELEAERQKRGVTDTAIIRIERLYPLPGAELQEEISKYPNAEKYLWAQEEPANQGAWPFIALNLIDHLDLAVGADIPHGERLRRISRPHGSSPAVGSKKRHEQEQAQLLSEVFEA, from the coding sequence GTGTCGTCACAGTCCCCCAGTAGCTCGAGCACTTCGACCGACCAAGACGCGCAGGGCAAGGACCCTGCCGCCGCCTTCGGTCCCAATGAGTGGCTCGTAGACGAGATCTATCAGCAGTACCTCCAGGACCCGAATTCGGTCGACCGAGCCTGGTGGGACTTCTTCGCCGACTACAAGCCGGGGGTGGGCGCTTCCGTAGCCGCCACCCCGGCGCAGCCGGCGGGTGACGCGGCCGCGGGGGCCGCGTCCACCACTGCTCCCGCCGCGCCGGCCGCGAAGCCCGCGCCCGCCGCACCGGCTCCCGCGACGCCCGCGGCCCAGACCGCGAAGCCCGCCACCGCGGCCCCCGCGGCCCCCGCCGCCAAGCCCGCCGCCGCGAAGCCCGCCGCCAAGGCGGAGCCCGCGAAGGAGGCCCCGGCAGGACCCGAGTACACGACGCTGCGCGGCCCGGCCGCCGCGGTCGCGAAGAACATGAACGCCTCGATCGAGGTCCCGACGGCCACGTCGGTCCGCGCGGTCCCGGTGAAGCTGCTCTTCGACAACCGCATCGTCATCAACAACCACCTCAAGCGCGCCCGCGGCGGGAAGATCTCCTTCACGCACCTCATCGGGTACGCGATGGTGCAGGCCATCAAGGCCATGCCGTCGATGAACTACTCCTTCGTGGAGAAGGACGGCAAGCCGACCCTGGTCAAGCCGGAGCACATCAACTTCGGCCTCGCCATCGACCTGGTGAAGCCCAACGGCGACCGCCAGCTCGTGGTCGCGGGCATCAAGAAGGCCGAGACCATGAACTTCTTCGAGTTCTGGCAGGCCTACGAGGACATCGTCCGCCGCGCCCGCGACGGCAAGCTCGGCATGGACGACTTCACCGGCGTCACGGTCTCCCTGACCAACCCCGGCGGCCTCGGCACCGTCCACTCGGTCCCGCGTCTGATGCCCGGCCAGTCGGTCATCATGGGCGTCGGCTCCATGGACTACCCCGCGGAGTTCCAGGGCACCTCCCAGGACACCCTGAACAAGCTCGGCATCTCGAAGGTCATGACGCTCACGTCGACCTACGACCACCGGGTCATCCAGGGCGCCGCCTCCGGCGAGTTCCTGCGCATCGTCGCGAACCTCCTCCTCGGTGAGCAGGACTTCTACGACGAGATCTTCGAGGCTCTGCGGATCCCCTACGAGCCGGTCCGCTGGCTCAAGGACATCGACGCCTCGCACGACGACGACGTCACGAAGGCCGCCCGCGTCTTCGAGCTGATCCACTCCTACCGCGTCCGCGGCCACGTCATGGCCGACACGGACCCGCTGGAGTACAAGCAGCGCAAGCACCCCGACCTGGACATCACCGAGCACGGCCTCACCCTGTGGGACCTGGAGCGGGAGTTCGCGGTCGGCGGCTTCGCCGGCAAGTCGATGATGAAGCTGCGCGACGTCCTCGGCGTGCTGCGCGACTCGTACTGCCGCACCACCGGCGTCGAGTTCATGCACATCCAGGACCCGAAGCAGCGCAAGTGGCTCCAGGACCGCATCGAGCGCCAGCACGCCACGAAGCCGGAGCGCGAGGAGCAGCTGCGCATCCTGCGCCGCCTGAACGCCGCGGAGGCGTTCGAGACCTTCCTCCAGACCAAGTACGTCGGCCAGAAGCGCTTCTCGCTGGAGGGCGGCGAGTCCGTCATCCCGCTGCTCGACGCCGTCATCGACTCGGCGGCCGAGTCGCGCCTGGACGAGGTCGTCATCGGCATGGCCCACCGCGGCCGCCTGAACGTGCTCGCGAACATCGTCGGCAAGTCGTACGCCCAGATCTTCCGCGAGTTCGAGGGCAACCTCGACCCGAAGTCGATGCACGGCTCCGGCGACGTGAAGTACCACCTGGGCGCCGAGGGCACCTTCACGGGCCTGGACGGCGAGCAGATCAAGGTCTCCCTGGCCGCCAACCCCTCCCACCTGGAGGCGGTCGACCCGGTCCTGGAAGGCATCGTCCGCGCCAAGCAGGACATCATCAACAAGGGCGGCACGGACTTCACGGTCCTGCCCGTCGCCCTGCACGGTGACGCGGCCTTCGCGGGCCAGGGCGTGGTCGCCGAGACCCTGAACATGTCGCAGCTGCGCGGCTACCGCACGGGCGGCACGGTCCACGTCGTCATCAACAACCAGGTCGGCTTCACCGCCGCCCCGGAGTCGTCCCGCTCGTCGATGTACTCGACGGACGTGGCGCGGATGATCGAGGCGCCGATCTTCCACGTGAACGGCGACGACCCGGAGGCCGTGGTCCGCGTGGCCCGCCTGGCCTTCGAGTTCCGTCAGGCGTTCAACAAGGACGTCGTGATCGACCTCATCTGCTACCGCCGCCGCGGTCACAACGAGTCGGACAACCCGGCGTTCACCCAGCCGCTGATGTACGACCTGATCGACAAGAAGCGCTCGGTGCGCAAGCTCTACACCGAGTCCCTCATCGGTCGCGGCGACATCACCCTGGAAGAGGCCGAGCAGGCGCTCCAGGACTACCAGGGCCAGCTGGAGAAGGTCTTCACCGAGGTCCGCGAGGCCACCTCGCAGTCCGCGCCGGTGGAGGTCCCCGGCCCCGAGGCCGAGTTCCCGGTCGCGGTGAACACGGCGATCTCCCAGGAGGTCGTCAAGCGCATCGCCGAGTCCCAGGTCAACATCCCCGACCGCGTCACCGTGCACCCGCGCCTGCTGCCGCAGCTCCAGCGCCGCGCGGCCATGGTCGAGGACGGCACGATCGACTGGGGCATGGGCGAGACCCTCGCCATCGGCTCGCTGCTCATGGAGGGCACCCCGGTGCGCCTCGCGGGCCAGGACTCGCGCCGCGGCACGTTCGGCCAGCGCCACGCGGTCCTCATCGACCGCGAGACGGGCGACGACTACACGCCGCTGCTGTACCTCTCCGAGGAGCAGGCCCGCTTCAACGCCTACGACTCGCTCCTGTCCGAGTACGCGGCGATGGGCTTCGAGTACGGCTACTCCCTGGCCCGTCCCGAGTCCCTCGTGATGTGGGAGGCCCAGTTCGGTGACTTCGTCAACGGCGCGCAGACCGTCGTCGACGAGTTCATCTCCTCGGCCGAGCAGAAGTGGGGCCAGACGTCCGGCGTCACCCTGCTCCTCCCGCACGGCTACGAGGGCCAGGGCCCGGACCACTCGTCCGCCCGCCCGGAGCGCTTCCTCCAGCTGTGCGCGCAGAACAACATGACGGTCGCGATGCCGACCCTCCCGTCGAACTACTTCCACCTCCTGCGGTGGCAGGTGCACAACCCGCACCACAAGCCGCTGGTGGTCTTCACCCCGAAGTGGATGCTGCGCCTGAAGGCCGCCGCGTCCAAGACGGAGGAGTTCACCTCGGGCAGCTTCCGCCCGGTCATCGGCGACGCGTCCGTGGACCCGAAGGCGGTCCGCAAGGTCGTCTTCTGCGCGGGCAAGCTCTACTACGAGCTGGAGGCCGAGCGGCAGAAGCGCGGTGTCACGGACACGGCGATCATCCGCATCGAGCGTCTGTACCCGCTGCCGGGCGCGGAGCTCCAGGAGGAGATCTCCAAGTATCCGAACGCCGAGAAGTACCTGTGGGCGCAGGAGGAGCCGGCGAACCAGGGCGCGTGGCCCTTCATCGCCCTCAACCTCATCGACCACCTGGACCTGGCGGTCGGCGCCGACATCCCGCACGGCGAGCGTCTGCGCCGCATCTCGCGGCCGCACGGCTCGTCCCCCGCGGTCGGCTCGAAGAAGCGCCACGAGCAGGAGCAGGCGCAGCTCCTGAGCGAGGTCTTCGAGGCCTAG